One genomic window of Halovivax cerinus includes the following:
- a CDS encoding ABC transporter substrate-binding protein, giving the protein MTRRQLVASGAAVTGMLVAGCLTDDDQDEPDDYTVEGNGLDSIVEPDDPDRTMSLRITQQVEPEHNYDPIVTNDVYTQRIVSHIYDGLYEYDERLELRPKLADGQPETERDGKRFVVSLTDGATFSNGDPVTAEDVVYSFTAPVEEQTDNLTEYNMIDSAEAVDDRTVQLDLGDDPYGPFTTVTLGVNVVNKSVRESDKDAYNTENPVGSGPYAYVDHVNGDYVDIELRDDYWDADTVNAYIDDARFVATEDDASRVAQIRGGDTDVIMGVPPDDIPGLAREDGITVAADASISYFYAAFNCNEGPTTDPDVRRGIAKAFSMSRFVEQTVEPAGTSISSPIPDVVATEWDFPVDEWADAEADVDREGAADLLSDHDGWEPRIIVPPDDIREALGSLIARRLQELDGVDINPSVQRLDWAPFNEQAMTGNADDYAIYTLGWAGAPDPDTFVYPLFHESGEGATQGHYYGDDDFHSKIERARASADVDERRDLYTGVIDEIIGESVVLPAYSMTNSYAYGDSVTNLTVHPSSGLNPRLASDYAGVFVDGE; this is encoded by the coding sequence GTGACGCGGCGACAACTCGTGGCGTCGGGGGCGGCCGTGACGGGGATGCTGGTGGCAGGCTGCCTCACCGACGACGATCAGGACGAGCCGGACGACTACACGGTCGAAGGAAACGGGCTCGATTCGATCGTGGAACCGGACGATCCGGACCGGACCATGTCCCTCCGGATCACCCAGCAGGTGGAGCCGGAGCACAACTACGACCCCATCGTCACGAACGACGTCTACACGCAGCGGATCGTCTCGCACATCTACGACGGACTCTACGAGTACGATGAACGGCTGGAACTCCGGCCCAAGCTCGCGGACGGGCAGCCGGAGACGGAACGGGACGGGAAGCGGTTCGTCGTCTCCCTCACGGATGGAGCGACGTTCTCGAACGGCGACCCGGTCACCGCCGAGGACGTCGTGTACTCGTTCACGGCGCCGGTCGAGGAACAGACCGACAACCTGACGGAGTACAACATGATCGACAGCGCCGAGGCGGTCGACGACCGAACCGTCCAGCTCGACCTCGGCGACGACCCGTATGGACCGTTTACGACCGTCACGCTCGGTGTCAACGTCGTCAACAAGTCCGTCCGCGAGTCCGACAAAGACGCGTACAACACCGAGAACCCGGTCGGGTCCGGTCCCTACGCGTACGTCGACCACGTAAACGGCGACTACGTCGACATCGAGTTGCGAGACGATTACTGGGATGCGGACACCGTCAACGCGTACATCGACGACGCCCGGTTCGTCGCCACTGAGGACGACGCCTCACGCGTCGCCCAGATCCGCGGCGGGGACACCGACGTGATCATGGGCGTTCCGCCGGACGACATCCCTGGCCTCGCGAGAGAAGACGGCATCACCGTCGCCGCCGACGCGAGCATCTCGTACTTCTACGCCGCGTTCAACTGCAACGAGGGGCCGACTACCGATCCGGACGTCCGGCGGGGTATCGCGAAGGCCTTCTCGATGAGCCGGTTCGTCGAACAGACCGTCGAACCGGCCGGAACCAGCATCTCGAGTCCGATTCCGGACGTCGTCGCGACGGAGTGGGACTTCCCGGTCGACGAGTGGGCCGACGCGGAAGCCGACGTGGACCGCGAGGGCGCAGCCGACCTGCTCTCCGATCACGACGGCTGGGAACCACGGATCATCGTTCCGCCGGACGACATTCGCGAAGCACTGGGCTCGCTGATCGCCCGCCGGCTCCAGGAACTGGACGGCGTCGACATCAACCCGTCCGTCCAGCGCCTCGACTGGGCGCCGTTCAACGAGCAGGCGATGACCGGCAACGCTGACGACTACGCGATCTACACGCTCGGCTGGGCGGGCGCCCCCGATCCGGACACGTTCGTCTATCCCCTGTTTCACGAGTCGGGCGAGGGCGCGACGCAGGGCCACTACTACGGCGACGACGACTTCCACTCGAAGATCGAGCGGGCCAGAGCATCGGCGGACGTCGACGAGCGACGCGACCTCTACACCGGCGTGATCGACGAGATCATCGGCGAATCCGTCGTGCTCCCGGCGTACTCGATGACGAACTCGTACGCGTACGGTGACTCGGTGACGAACCTGACGGTTCACCCCTCCTCCGGGCTGAACCCACGGCTGGCCAGCGACTACGCGGGCGTCTTCGTCGATGGTGAGTGA
- a CDS encoding ABC transporter ATP-binding protein, which yields MRSIRRSRTQSSARGDESSSPPAIRLDGVTHEYEGSDGRFRSTGRETVRALDDVSLSVTTGEVVGIRGPSGSGKSTILHAVAGLLAPTAGTVELFGTDLANRSGRGRLVMRRRHVGIVFQHFHLLPSLSARANVALPLVQRGTPRSRRRSRATDLLERVGLGDRLAHRPDQLSGGERQRVAIARALATDPDVIVADEPTGELDTATSETVLDVLTSLADDRAVLVASHDPTTLEWTDRTITLCDGSVIDSVDGGEREVTGPSTARTVVDEP from the coding sequence GTGAGATCGATCCGTCGTTCACGCACACAGTCGTCGGCCCGAGGGGACGAGTCGTCCAGCCCGCCGGCTATCAGGCTGGACGGAGTGACTCACGAGTACGAAGGCAGTGACGGTCGGTTTCGATCGACGGGGCGTGAGACAGTTCGTGCCCTGGACGACGTCTCGCTGTCGGTCACGACCGGAGAGGTGGTCGGAATTCGAGGGCCGAGCGGGAGCGGGAAGTCGACGATCCTCCACGCGGTCGCCGGACTGCTGGCTCCGACCGCCGGCACGGTGGAGCTCTTCGGGACCGACCTGGCGAACCGGTCTGGCCGGGGCCGACTGGTGATGCGTCGACGCCACGTCGGCATCGTCTTCCAGCACTTTCACCTCCTTCCCTCGCTCTCTGCCCGTGCGAACGTCGCGCTCCCGCTCGTCCAGCGCGGAACGCCGCGGTCCCGGCGGCGAAGCCGTGCCACGGACCTGTTAGAGCGCGTCGGACTGGGCGATCGGCTCGCCCACCGACCCGATCAGTTGAGCGGCGGGGAGCGCCAGCGAGTCGCCATCGCGCGTGCACTCGCGACGGATCCCGACGTCATCGTCGCCGACGAGCCGACCGGCGAACTCGACACGGCCACCAGCGAGACGGTCCTGGACGTGCTGACGAGCCTCGCCGACGATCGGGCTGTCCTGGTCGCCTCGCACGACCCGACGACGCTCGAGTGGACGGATCGGACGATCACGCTGTGCGACGGGTCCGTGATCGACTCCGTCGACGGCGGGGAACGCGAGGTGACGGGGCCGTCGACCGCAAGAACGGTGGTGGACGAGCCGTGA
- a CDS encoding ABC transporter permease gives MGGRGMGRRLAARTEAFVRIALARVRGQLTGVAAGKATAIVFAVSVTLALLVVVSGLALALVGGGVATDTDADVVVEPTDGGSLSSVNGIERPRLANATAGAAEIRDADGVSQATPVFVETVPVRTADEPADDAAEYVRILAVGVDPESADGRVAGLSTAGLDADGTANASASGDGDDGPLSDGLVLSETAADRLDVTVGDTVVVASGTDGYPVTVTAVESVSGDADTPVALVDRSALLAFAGASEDSLADRILVWGEDDAAVAAASTAFPSATVESTGSTHPADLFDDELALATSLVATVIALVVCALFIATTAGLAVAEDRPQLAVLSAVGFSNASRLAVVATTVLATVLGGSILGFGLGVFAGYGVNALSAAVLGTAPIVVLHPLFAPYTMLVAVAAGLLALPYPLSIAARTDVLGEIDG, from the coding sequence ATGGGTGGGCGCGGAATGGGCAGGCGGCTGGCCGCCCGAACGGAAGCGTTCGTTCGAATCGCCCTCGCACGGGTCCGAGGGCAGCTAACCGGCGTCGCAGCGGGCAAGGCGACCGCTATCGTGTTCGCCGTCTCGGTGACACTGGCGCTGCTCGTCGTCGTGTCCGGACTTGCGCTGGCGCTCGTCGGCGGTGGTGTCGCGACGGACACCGACGCCGACGTCGTCGTGGAACCCACCGACGGGGGTTCGCTCTCGTCGGTAAACGGAATCGAACGCCCGCGACTCGCGAACGCGACGGCGGGCGCCGCAGAGATCCGGGACGCCGACGGGGTGAGCCAGGCGACGCCGGTATTCGTCGAGACCGTCCCGGTCCGGACGGCGGACGAGCCGGCCGACGACGCCGCCGAGTACGTGCGTATTCTGGCCGTCGGTGTCGATCCCGAATCGGCGGACGGACGCGTGGCCGGACTGTCGACAGCGGGTCTCGACGCGGACGGAACGGCGAACGCGTCCGCGAGCGGGGACGGTGACGACGGACCGCTCTCGGACGGACTCGTGCTATCCGAGACGGCGGCCGATCGACTCGACGTGACGGTCGGTGACACGGTCGTCGTCGCGAGCGGGACGGACGGGTACCCGGTGACGGTGACCGCGGTCGAGTCGGTTTCGGGGGACGCCGACACCCCCGTTGCACTCGTCGATCGATCCGCGCTCCTTGCGTTCGCCGGGGCGTCGGAGGATTCGCTCGCCGATCGCATCCTGGTCTGGGGCGAGGACGACGCAGCGGTCGCCGCCGCGTCGACGGCGTTCCCGTCCGCCACGGTCGAGTCCACCGGATCGACCCACCCCGCCGACCTCTTCGACGACGAACTGGCGCTCGCGACGAGTCTGGTCGCGACGGTGATCGCGCTGGTGGTGTGCGCCCTGTTCATCGCGACGACAGCCGGGCTGGCCGTCGCAGAAGATCGCCCACAGCTGGCGGTTCTCTCGGCGGTTGGGTTCTCGAACGCGAGCCGGCTCGCGGTGGTGGCCACGACGGTCCTCGCGACGGTGCTCGGCGGGTCGATTCTCGGGTTCGGTCTGGGTGTCTTCGCGGGCTACGGCGTGAACGCGCTCTCGGCCGCCGTACTGGGGACCGCCCCCATCGTCGTACTCCACCCGCTGTTCGCGCCGTACACGATGCTCGTCGCGGTCGCCGCCGGCCTGCTCGCCCTGCCGTATCCGCTCTCCATCGCGGCCAGAACCGACGTCCTCGGGGAGATCGACGGATGA
- a CDS encoding alanyl-tRNA editing protein: protein MTELRYLPDSDGVTEFTATVTEATDEYVVLDGTYFYPEGGGQPADHGRIEWDDGSAAVTNVRKDHGDVRHEVDSIEGDVPEPGTEVAGTIDAERRERLRRMHTAQHVVSRVVLNEYGAETAGNQIHPDRSRIDFEPADFDEDDLADIQRRSNEAIDRDLAVTKENRARDDVEREVDEGRSLLHLIPDHVDPLRVVAIDEWDMCPCGGTHVDRLGEIGRIEITNRTSKGADVERIEFELHDA, encoded by the coding sequence ATGACGGAGCTTCGCTACCTGCCCGACTCCGACGGCGTCACCGAGTTCACTGCGACCGTCACCGAGGCGACCGACGAGTACGTCGTCCTCGACGGCACGTACTTCTACCCCGAAGGGGGCGGCCAGCCGGCCGATCACGGACGGATCGAGTGGGACGACGGGTCGGCGGCGGTGACGAACGTCCGGAAGGATCACGGTGACGTCCGCCACGAGGTCGACTCGATCGAAGGCGACGTCCCGGAACCCGGAACCGAGGTCGCCGGTACGATCGACGCCGAACGCCGCGAGCGTCTGCGCCGGATGCACACCGCTCAACACGTGGTGTCCCGCGTCGTCCTGAACGAGTACGGCGCGGAGACGGCGGGCAACCAGATCCACCCCGATCGCTCTCGCATCGACTTCGAACCGGCCGACTTCGACGAAGACGATCTCGCGGACATTCAGCGCCGATCGAACGAGGCCATCGACCGCGACCTGGCCGTCACGAAGGAGAATCGAGCCCGCGACGACGTCGAACGCGAGGTCGACGAGGGCCGCTCGCTGTTGCACCTCATTCCAGACCACGTCGATCCGCTCCGGGTCGTCGCGATCGACGAGTGGGACATGTGCCCCTGCGGCGGGACCCACGTCGACCGGCTCGGCGAGATCGGACGGATAGAGATCACCAACCGGACCTCCAAAGGCGCGGACGTCGAGCGGATCGAGTTCGAGCTCCACGACGCGTAG
- a CDS encoding ABC transporter ATP-binding protein, with protein MSDLVSELRPVDDGDVLFEIDGLTKYFRSESGLLASLRGGDDVEAVDDVSFDIRAGETLALVGESGCGKSTLARTVLQLLRPTAGSVRYRGVELTEHSDAALRPLRRNMQMIFQDPQASLDPRMKVGQIVEEPMRAHDLPADEARPDGASKRAARRERAMSLLETVGLKREYYNRYPHEFSGGQRQRLNLARALSTNPDFVLCDEPVSALDVSVQAQVLNTMDELQEEFGLTYLFISHDLSVVRYVADRVAVMYLGHVVELGETQAVFDDPRHPYTKALLDAIPVPDPRRSTDRTPIDGDVPSPIDPPSGCRFRTRCPKLIDPGAVSFDERNLDDSVADYRLDTYDLDEIEWADTRGFVRAVDRRSFALPESADASACRAAVESMFFDGSIPDGEAGSAIDDAIDRLVADEWESAATLLRNTFSEQSICAAVEPTPAPADASGHRVGCHLFREE; from the coding sequence ATGAGTGACCTCGTCTCCGAACTCCGGCCGGTCGACGACGGCGACGTGCTCTTCGAGATCGACGGTCTCACCAAGTACTTCAGGTCCGAGTCGGGGCTCCTCGCGAGCCTCCGCGGCGGCGACGACGTCGAGGCCGTCGACGACGTCTCCTTCGACATTCGCGCCGGGGAGACGCTCGCCCTCGTCGGCGAGAGCGGCTGCGGAAAGAGCACACTCGCCCGTACCGTCTTGCAGTTGTTGCGCCCGACCGCGGGATCGGTCCGCTACCGGGGCGTCGAGTTGACCGAGCACTCCGACGCGGCGCTCCGCCCGCTGCGCCGGAACATGCAGATGATCTTTCAGGACCCACAGGCGTCGCTCGACCCGCGGATGAAGGTCGGCCAGATCGTCGAAGAACCGATGCGAGCACACGATCTGCCGGCGGACGAAGCGCGCCCCGACGGTGCGTCGAAGCGGGCGGCGCGACGCGAGCGCGCGATGTCGCTGCTAGAGACCGTCGGGTTGAAACGCGAGTACTACAACCGCTACCCCCACGAGTTCTCCGGCGGTCAGCGCCAGCGATTGAACCTGGCTCGCGCCCTGTCGACGAATCCCGACTTCGTGCTGTGCGACGAGCCGGTCAGTGCGCTCGACGTCTCGGTGCAGGCGCAGGTCCTGAACACGATGGACGAACTCCAGGAGGAGTTCGGACTCACGTACCTCTTCATCTCCCACGACCTGAGCGTCGTCCGGTACGTCGCCGACCGCGTGGCGGTGATGTATCTCGGTCACGTCGTCGAGCTCGGCGAGACGCAGGCCGTGTTCGACGACCCGCGACACCCGTACACGAAGGCGTTACTCGACGCCATCCCGGTTCCCGACCCGCGTCGATCCACGGACCGTACGCCGATCGACGGTGACGTTCCGAGTCCGATCGATCCACCGTCCGGGTGTCGGTTCCGGACGCGCTGTCCGAAGCTCATCGACCCCGGGGCGGTCTCGTTCGACGAACGGAACCTGGACGATTCCGTCGCCGACTACCGGCTCGATACCTACGATCTGGACGAGATCGAGTGGGCCGACACGCGAGGGTTCGTGCGGGCGGTCGACCGGCGCTCCTTCGCGCTCCCGGAATCGGCCGATGCGAGCGCGTGTCGAGCGGCCGTCGAATCTATGTTCTTCGACGGATCGATCCCCGATGGCGAGGCCGGGTCGGCCATCGACGACGCCATCGACCGCCTCGTCGCTGACGAGTGGGAATCGGCTGCGACGCTCCTCAGGAACACCTTCAGCGAGCAGAGCATCTGTGCGGCCGTCGAACCGACGCCGGCGCCAGCCGACGCGAGCGGTCACCGGGTCGGCTGCCACCTGTTTCGCGAGGAGTGA
- a CDS encoding ABC transporter permease, which produces MSASKTKPRDRNPTETTSDALADESTSEPEVQAEFGLYYTLKQVQRDATARYGFYLIVFVSAVALFVTIDTYLSTLTFGRVDDFAIAEALPVLHHPETGPLDYETWQPPVWHPDGTWEYPLGTDQAGRDYLTRVIYGTRVSVTTGFVATLLGAAGGTTVGAVAGYYGGWVDELLMRGVEILYAIPPLVLVIVFTVFASGGDPDIGYAMLGVGIVSIPVFARIIRSRVLSVREMAYVEAARAAGVRDRTIIRRHVIPNSISPVVVYATLQIGFAILTVAGLSFLGYGAQPPTADWGEMLQRAQGQMNSNVWVSIWPGLAILLTVMGFNLLGDGLQDALDPRIDND; this is translated from the coding sequence ATGAGCGCGTCGAAAACGAAGCCGCGCGATCGAAACCCGACCGAGACGACGAGCGACGCGCTCGCGGACGAGTCGACGAGTGAACCGGAGGTACAGGCCGAGTTCGGGCTGTATTACACCCTCAAGCAGGTACAGCGGGACGCGACGGCCAGGTACGGGTTCTACCTGATCGTGTTCGTCTCCGCGGTCGCGCTCTTCGTCACGATCGACACCTACCTCTCGACGCTCACGTTCGGGCGAGTGGACGACTTCGCGATCGCCGAAGCGCTACCGGTGCTCCACCACCCCGAGACCGGGCCGCTCGACTACGAGACGTGGCAACCGCCCGTCTGGCACCCGGACGGGACGTGGGAGTATCCCCTCGGTACCGACCAGGCGGGTCGGGATTACCTGACACGAGTGATCTACGGCACGCGTGTCTCCGTCACGACCGGCTTCGTCGCAACGCTGCTCGGCGCCGCTGGCGGGACGACCGTCGGTGCGGTCGCCGGCTACTACGGCGGCTGGGTCGACGAACTGCTGATGCGCGGCGTCGAGATCCTCTATGCCATCCCACCGCTCGTACTCGTCATCGTCTTTACGGTCTTCGCGAGCGGCGGCGATCCCGACATCGGCTACGCCATGCTCGGCGTCGGGATCGTCTCGATTCCGGTCTTCGCACGCATCATCCGGAGCCGGGTGCTTTCGGTCCGGGAGATGGCCTACGTCGAGGCGGCGCGAGCCGCCGGCGTCAGGGACCGGACCATCATCCGCAGACACGTGATTCCAAACAGCATCTCGCCGGTCGTCGTCTACGCGACGCTGCAGATAGGGTTCGCGATCCTCACGGTCGCAGGCCTGTCGTTTCTCGGGTACGGCGCGCAGCCGCCGACGGCGGACTGGGGAGAGATGCTCCAGCGCGCACAGGGACAGATGAACTCGAACGTCTGGGTCAGTATCTGGCCCGGTCTCGCGATACTACTCACCGTGATGGGATTCAACCTGCTCGGCGACGGGCTGCAAGACGCCCTCGATCCACGAATCGACAATGACTGA
- a CDS encoding ABC transporter ATP-binding protein, giving the protein MTDQPLLSVDGLKTQFYAEDAVVRAVDGISFDVEPGEIVGLVGESGAGKSVAVRSIVRMIASPGEIVAGEVTYDGLTLVGFETDGDELVPRSDTLSESAIREEVRGNEIAVVFQDPMESLNPVYTVGHQVREFIQLNRDLSTADATSEAIDMLRKVGIPRPESRYDDYPHEFSGGMRQRVLIAMALGCEPRLIIADEPTTALDVTVEGQILDLVADVQAEFGTSFIWVTHDMGVVAEICDRVNVMYLGAIVERGTVDEIFHDTKHPYTEALLGSIPRTDREIETLEPIAGTMPAATDPPVGCRFHTRCPAAREACRTVDPPAIDVGEGSGHTAACIKHGDDAYEESSPIETAATVVSQDE; this is encoded by the coding sequence ATGACTGACCAGCCGCTCCTCTCCGTCGACGGCCTGAAGACGCAGTTCTACGCGGAGGACGCCGTGGTTCGCGCCGTCGACGGCATCTCGTTCGACGTCGAACCCGGGGAGATCGTCGGACTGGTCGGCGAATCGGGCGCCGGAAAGAGCGTCGCCGTCCGCTCGATCGTGCGGATGATCGCCTCCCCCGGCGAGATCGTCGCGGGCGAGGTGACCTACGACGGTCTGACGCTCGTCGGCTTCGAGACGGACGGCGACGAACTCGTCCCTCGGTCGGACACGCTCTCCGAGTCGGCCATCCGCGAGGAGGTCCGCGGCAACGAGATCGCGGTCGTCTTTCAGGACCCGATGGAGAGTCTGAATCCCGTCTACACGGTCGGCCACCAGGTTCGAGAGTTCATCCAGCTCAATCGAGACCTGTCGACGGCCGACGCCACGTCGGAGGCTATCGACATGCTCCGAAAGGTGGGAATTCCGCGCCCCGAGTCGCGGTACGACGACTATCCCCACGAGTTCTCCGGCGGGATGCGCCAGCGCGTGCTGATCGCCATGGCGCTTGGCTGTGAGCCGCGACTCATCATCGCCGACGAGCCGACGACCGCTCTCGACGTCACTGTCGAGGGCCAGATCCTCGACCTGGTCGCGGACGTACAGGCGGAGTTCGGGACGAGCTTCATCTGGGTCACCCACGACATGGGGGTCGTCGCGGAGATCTGCGACCGCGTCAACGTCATGTACCTCGGGGCGATCGTCGAACGAGGGACGGTCGACGAGATCTTCCACGACACCAAACACCCCTACACGGAGGCACTGTTGGGGTCGATTCCGCGAACCGATCGCGAGATCGAAACGCTCGAACCCATCGCCGGAACGATGCCGGCCGCGACCGATCCGCCGGTCGGCTGTCGCTTTCACACCAGGTGTCCTGCAGCCCGCGAGGCCTGCCGAACGGTAGACCCACCGGCTATCGACGTCGGCGAGGGGTCGGGACACACCGCCGCCTGCATCAAACACGGCGACGATGCCTACGAGGAGAGTAGTCCGATCGAGACCGCCGCGACGGTGGTGAGTCAGGATGAGTGA
- a CDS encoding ABC transporter permease: MSLFRYVTFRLAQAVPVLIGISIVTFVLANAMPGDPVSIMLQGQEVNEELIEAVESRYGLDEPAWKRYLNFMGVGEILDALGVGAFSDAPAGLLQGDLGYSIHHDMPVTELVTIRAGPTLMLMVSAFSFALATAIPLGILSAKRRNEPTDHASRLVALFGVSTPTFWIGIMLILIFGVFLDVLPTGTLVLPWRGVDHYRFVDSRLDLYVETVRHLVLPMITLGTLQMATVMRLERAEMIDSLQREYVDLARAYGVPERTILRKHAFRPAQLPIITIVGLNLSTALGGAVLTETVFDINGVGRLLIQAIGQLDYQVILGTTMLLGTAFVLGVIVTDIAYAYVDPRVSYGDAV, from the coding sequence ATGAGTCTCTTCCGTTACGTCACGTTTCGACTCGCACAGGCGGTCCCCGTCCTGATCGGTATCTCCATCGTCACGTTCGTCCTCGCGAACGCGATGCCGGGCGACCCGGTGAGCATCATGCTCCAGGGCCAAGAGGTCAACGAGGAACTGATCGAGGCGGTCGAGAGTCGCTACGGACTCGACGAGCCGGCGTGGAAACGATACCTCAACTTCATGGGCGTCGGGGAGATCCTCGACGCGCTCGGCGTCGGGGCGTTCAGCGACGCGCCAGCCGGTCTCCTACAGGGCGATCTCGGCTACAGCATCCACCACGATATGCCGGTGACGGAACTGGTGACGATCCGGGCCGGCCCGACGCTCATGCTCATGGTCTCGGCGTTTTCGTTCGCACTCGCGACGGCGATCCCGCTCGGGATCCTCTCGGCCAAGCGCCGGAACGAGCCGACCGATCACGCCTCACGACTCGTTGCCCTCTTCGGCGTGTCGACGCCCACGTTCTGGATCGGGATCATGCTGATACTGATCTTCGGCGTCTTCCTCGACGTCTTACCTACCGGGACGCTCGTCCTGCCGTGGCGAGGCGTCGACCACTACCGCTTCGTCGACTCCCGGCTCGACCTCTACGTCGAGACCGTCAGGCACCTCGTCCTGCCCATGATCACGCTCGGGACGCTCCAGATGGCGACGGTAATGCGTCTCGAACGCGCCGAGATGATCGACAGCTTACAGCGCGAATACGTCGACCTCGCCAGGGCCTACGGCGTCCCTGAACGAACGATCCTCAGAAAGCACGCGTTCCGACCGGCACAACTTCCGATCATCACGATCGTCGGCCTGAACCTGTCGACGGCCCTCGGTGGTGCCGTTCTCACCGAAACCGTCTTCGACATCAACGGCGTCGGACGCCTGCTCATCCAGGCGATCGGCCAGCTCGACTACCAGGTGATCCTCGGGACGACGATGCTGCTCGGGACCGCGTTCGTCCTGGGCGTGATCGTGACCGACATCGCCTACGCGTACGTAGATCCGCGGGTCAGTTACGGTGATGCCGTATGA
- a CDS encoding ABC transporter permease, whose product MIGPLVRISALVGVAKAQLARAPGRTVLAVVAVALAVLSVTLFASLGVGVVSVGQDRIEETDRDVWITSDPVDGSTGGTENAIVGAHAISADVSQRDDVSRAAPIGLYTTYVGTDPADLRPITAVGVYETHGGFDFESGSGFDGDRDALDVPPGETDATDVVVDPTFADELGVTVGDTVYVGVGASGESARAFTVVGTADLYSQYLGEPTITMRLTELQGLAGSRGTDRAAFVTVDVADGADSAAVSDDLAAAYPQYDVRTSDEQFLSMIRDRGLVVTSGAALVGLSVVGGIVLTANLFVLLAYQQRQQLAALRAVGLSRPVIAGLVGVQGFIIGAVGGAVALVATGPITGQLNAVVRDLVGYGSLLQTPPSVYALGAVVAIAIGSIAAVAGGWSASRYACLSRL is encoded by the coding sequence ATGATCGGTCCGCTCGTTCGAATCAGTGCGCTGGTCGGGGTCGCGAAGGCCCAACTCGCCAGGGCCCCCGGCCGGACCGTTCTCGCGGTCGTCGCCGTCGCGCTGGCGGTCCTCTCCGTGACACTGTTCGCGAGTCTCGGCGTCGGCGTCGTCTCGGTCGGACAGGATCGGATCGAAGAGACCGACCGGGACGTCTGGATCACCAGCGATCCGGTCGACGGCTCGACCGGCGGGACGGAGAACGCCATCGTCGGCGCGCACGCGATCAGCGCGGACGTGAGCCAGCGCGACGACGTCTCGAGAGCGGCCCCGATCGGACTGTACACGACCTACGTCGGCACCGACCCGGCCGACCTCCGGCCGATCACGGCCGTCGGCGTCTACGAGACCCACGGTGGGTTCGACTTCGAGTCGGGATCAGGATTCGATGGCGACCGGGACGCACTCGACGTCCCGCCAGGCGAAACCGACGCGACGGACGTGGTCGTCGATCCCACGTTCGCCGACGAGCTGGGCGTGACCGTCGGCGACACCGTCTACGTCGGCGTCGGCGCGAGCGGCGAATCCGCGCGGGCGTTCACCGTGGTGGGCACCGCAGATCTCTACTCGCAGTACCTCGGAGAACCGACGATCACGATGCGACTGACGGAGCTCCAGGGGCTGGCCGGCAGTCGAGGGACGGATCGCGCCGCGTTCGTCACCGTCGACGTGGCGGACGGCGCGGACAGCGCGGCAGTCAGCGACGATCTCGCCGCGGCGTACCCGCAGTACGACGTTCGGACCAGCGACGAGCAGTTCCTGTCGATGATCCGGGATCGGGGACTCGTGGTCACGAGTGGCGCGGCACTCGTCGGTCTCTCCGTCGTCGGCGGGATCGTACTCACGGCGAACCTCTTCGTACTGCTCGCCTACCAGCAGCGCCAACAGCTCGCGGCGCTCCGGGCGGTCGGACTGTCACGGCCCGTGATCGCCGGTCTCGTCGGTGTGCAGGGGTTCATCATCGGGGCCGTCGGCGGCGCTGTCGCCCTCGTCGCGACCGGGCCGATTACGGGCCAGCTAAACGCGGTCGTTCGGGACCTCGTCGGGTACGGTTCGCTCTTGCAGACCCCGCCGTCGGTGTACGCGCTCGGTGCCGTCGTCGCGATCGCGATCGGATCGATCGCCGCGGTCGCCGGCGGGTGGTCGGCCAGTCGGTACGCCTGCCTGTCACGTCTGTAA